GGAGCCAATGTCGTCAGGCTGCAGCTGACACCCCGGACGGAGGCCGCCAATAGGGGAGTTTCCATCAAGGTTGCTTGGGAAAATCAACTGAATAATATGGAAATGGCTTTGACGGAAGCCGTTCGGGGAGGAATGTACGTCATTATCGATTTGCATGAGCCTCCAATAGCCGACGCAAGCCTGAAAACAACCTCGGATGCTTTTTGGAACAACGATGCCAATTTGCAAATCCTGATCGACAGTTGGAAAGAGATGGCACAGCGGTTCGAACCATATCGCGACAATATTTGGGGCTACGATCTCTTAAACGAGCCTTATAATGCTTCGGAGCTTCCACTGGGCGCGGTTAAATGGCCTGATTGGGCGCAGCAAATCGTCGATGGAATCCGAATATACGACAAGCAAACTCCGGTTATTTACGAAGCCAGTCCCGGCGCACTTACGAGAGCGTTCATCGAGAACCGGAAATGGCAGCGAAAGGGATATTTTCAGCTCCTTAACGATGACAAAGTGATTTATAGCGTTCATATGTATAACCCTCTGAGCTACACGCACCAAGGACTTTCAACCTTCAATAAGGCGCCGGTCACGACGGAATGGCCCGACAAATCCACCTATCCGGGCGTCATAAACGGTGAAAAATGGGATAAAAACAGGCTGCTTCGCGATTTACAGCCTGTAATTGATTTTCAGAACAAATATCACGTCCCGATTTACGTCGGGGAATTCAGCGCGATCCGCTGGGCTCCAGGCGCAGCACAATATACCCTCGACTTGATTGACATTTTCGAGCAGCACGGGTGGAGCTGGACCTATCATGCATATAAGGAATGGCACGGCTGGGATGTCGAATACAATGACGTCATGACCAGCGATGCGAACCGTGCAGCGGCGAAAGCGACGGAACCGACGGAACGGGAGCTCATTCTCAAAGCCAATTTCAGTAAGAACAAGTTTCTTCCGCCGAAGCAGTAACGGCGGTACTGCAAGAAACAATAATCACTACACCGAACACAGCAGCCTCTACGGGCGGCTGTGTTTTTCTTTTCCCTGACAAGGAATTCTTACTCTATAAGCATTATATCTAAATATTGGCATATATAGAGGTATTAGAGAGATCCGAACCTTGAGGGATGGGTACATGATGAGTATCGCTAAAATGAAAACTGATGCCTTGGAAGGTCAAGTCACGTCTAATAGTCTGATTTCATTTTGCTTTTTTATAGTGATTATGACGTTAATGGTTAATGGATCCATACCTCAGCTGCAAATGTTTCTTTTCAACGGCAGCATGGTCATACCCGTTTCGGTGGTAAAAGCTATTGCGGTTATCTTAGGCTTCGGCGGTCTGCTGCTGACACTAAGGCGTAAAATCGAGCTTTATACGCCGCTAATGCTATCCTGGCTTTTATTCACGGCATATATTATGGCTGAAACCGCCCTGCTGCCTTCCCCCGATACGATTGATTCCATAACCTTGGTCGCATCTATCCTCTCGGTTTATTTCTTCATCTTCACCATTCCGTTGGTCTTGCATTTACGCAACAGCTTACAAGAGAAACAAATTGCAGGAATACTGATATCTCTATTTGTAATTCTGGCGGCTCTGGGAATTGTACAATTTCTCTTAAATGAGCCGCTGCTCCCCGTCGTTTCAAATGACTCATCCTTTAAAGTATATTCGTCCAGCTTCCAAGGAAACCAACGGGCATTCTCTTTATTTGAATCGGGGTACTCCTTCGGTCATTATATAGCAGTTGCGGGGGCGCTTATTCTCCTGATGCCGATGCGAAAGTTCTGGAAATTCATTCTGATTGCGATTGTTATATTTGCGGGTTATTCAACGCTGACCCGAAATACTTATTTGGAGATAGGGTCCGCCTTGATAGCTGCCCTGATTTTATCTAAGAATAGAAGCAGCGGCTCAGCCGGTTACATCCTAATGGTTATTAATGCGCTTGCCGGTTTCGCTGTTATGAAATTGGCGCCGATTATATCAGGTTTATTCGGGCAGCTGGATATATTTGATATTTATACACATACATCGAGAGTCACCGAATGGGACGGAATCATGCGGAAATGGTTAAGCAGTGACATATATACGGCATTGTTCGGCACAGGACTTACGCAGGGGTTCGGTTTCAATTATGTGGACAACATGTATCTGGCTGTCGGGGCTCAATTCGGCATTCTTGGCTTAATTGTGTTTGGCTTGCTCTTTATCTCAATGACACAGTATGTTTTCAAGCAAGCAGCGATTCGCAAAACCCCTTTAGCGACAGCAATTGCTGCCTTTTGGACTACATTTCCGATAGTAAGCTTTTTCAACATATCGCTTCCACCATATGTTTTCGTGTTTATTATTCTGATAATTGGGAATAAGGGAAGTGAGAGAGCAAGACGGGCTGCAACGAATTTTATGAGCGGGAAAATGAAAGCGGTAACTTCTGTTCTGTCTGCAGCCGTTATAATAGGTTCGGTTTTATTTGCAGAACTACTGGCGGAAATCTTAAGATAAAAAGGAATTTCCTTTGCTGCGTCGAAAGAGGTTTTTGGGAGGTGATGAGGTGAAGAAATTTAATGTATGGTTTAAATTCGTTGGTGGCGATTCGGAATCGTTTGATATTGAAGCCGAGGAATATACAGACATTACCACTCAAATCACTGAAGCTGACAATGGATGGTTCGGTATTAAGGGCAAGTTGATCAATTTGAATAATGTAACACGAGTTGAAATAACCGAGGCAAATAAAGAGACGTACAAGTCGATCGGCTTCAGTTAAAACAAGCACCCTCCGGGGTGTTTTTTTTGTGCGGACAAACCATTATTCAGATCTGACCTTTCTTTCTATCGGATATTGTTAGATTCATTAGTACATTAGTCATAAAAGTAGACTTGAAATGATACTAAATGTATCATATTATTTCCTTATAATGAAAACATATGGCTTAAATTGGATTCTTCGCAACGAAAAATAGGAATTCGACAACTTAATGGATAATTCCGCGGCTTTTGTCGATAAATGAGCATGGTTCAAAAGTAACGAAAAAGACTTGCAATGTTACATAAAGTATCATATTATTTCCTCATATGAAAATATATGTTTAATACGGATGCTGTAAGGGATGTGTATGCATTTTAAATAGGAATTTAGTTTTAAGGTGTAAATAACCGTTGAGCGTAAATTAGCGACAAAAGTCTTACAAATAAATTCAAATTAATCGCATCAGACGTTAATGAGAGGAAGGGCTGAATCCATCATGATAAACGAGTCCTGCGATTCTGAAGATACTTTCAAATGCCCAAAGTGTAAGACGCTTTGGCGAGTTAAAAGAGATCAGGATGACGAAAATTTTGCTGTTATTATGGGAACTACTGTTGAGTCGGACGATCATTATTGTCCTTCGGGATGCATTAACTTCTTTGGCTTCAAATTAAAAGGCAAACTTCAACATGTGACTTAAAATTTCCACGAAGGAGGGAGTAATATGGCAAAAACAATTGAAAGCTGTCTTGTTGATCGAAGGAAAAACAATTTTGATTTTATTAGGCTTATGGCCGCTTCATTGGTTATTTTTTCTCATTGTTTTCCATTAACTTTACCATCTGAGAATGCTGAAGAGCCTTTAATGATTCTATCTGGTGGACAGATTACACTGGGGAATTTGTCCGTTATGATCTTTTTTGTCGTAAGCGGTTTTTTAATCACTCAAAGCTTTGTATATAGTCAGAACCTTAGAAAATTCCTGATTGCACGCGTATTAAGGATATTTCCTGCGTTACTTTTTCTCATATTGGCGACTGTGTTTATTTTGGGGCCGATTGTTTCCACCGGCTCGGTACAAGCTTACTTCTCAAATCCTGAGACATACACATATCTGACCACCATTTTTCTGCACCAATTTGGTGATACCCCCGGATTGCCTTCTGTATTTGAGACTAATGTTCATGAGGGTGTGGTCAATGGTTCTTTATGGACGCTTGAATATGAATTTATATGTTATCTGGTTGTAGCTTTTATGGGTGTTCTGAAAATATTGAATAAACCGTTCGCGCTTCTATTGCTTATCGCCTCCATAATAATCTACAATATTCCGCTGGGATTTACGCTCGGGATAGACCTCATTAAGCACACCGCCTACTTCTTGCAATACTTTTCGGCCGGTATGTTATGTTTTTTATTCAGGGACAAAATTGCAATTAATCATTACTATGCATCGATATCATTTGTCATATTGGCGGTGTTGACGTTTACTGGCGGAGTCAAAGATGGGCTAATTGTATTTGGAACTTATTTAATTATTTACCTGGTGTTCAATCCAAGCATCAAATTAAACAACTCATCTAAGTATGGAGATTTTTCTTATGGCCTGTATATATTTGCCTTTCCAATCCAACAAACAATCACTATGTATTTATATCCTAATATCAATCCGTACACCGAATTTTTATTAGCCTTACCATTGACACTGCTATGCTCGATTTTCTCATGGCATGTACTTGAAAAGAACGCCTTGAAGCTCAAACCGGGGAAAGCAAATAATCCTCCGAAGATTCGGGAAGTAAATTTGAAAGTATCGGTTTAGAGAAATATAGAGCAATTTGGGCAGGGGGTTATATATTTGCAATTTGGAGGGTATTTAGTTTTAAAACGCTCTACTACCTTGATGTTGACTTTAGCAATTATAGTCGTTTCATATGCGATCACCTTCAACTGGTTACTTGCTCCGATTGCGGCTTGCGGAATTGTTTTATTGTACTTGATCAGCAATTTTAAGATAACGCTTGTTTTTGTGCTTTTCGCATCTACTATGAATGGATTAAATATAGCATCACCGCTCTTAAAGCTGGAAAACGCATCGATATTATTGAGTATTGCAGCAATTTTCCTGTTTGTTACATATAAACGCGGGAAAATGTTTTTAAGCAGCGAAGTGGCCTGCTTTATTATATTCATAGCTTATAGCTACTATGTATCATCTCGATATAGCCCAGTTTTTGACCAATCCGTGCACGGAATGATACAAATCACCATTGCTTTTCTCGGACTTGTTGTAATGCTGCAGCTTAGAAATTACGACTTTCAATCCCAATTAAGTCTGATTAAAGTATATGTGCTCATCAGTGTACTGCAAACTATTTACGGTCTGGCCAGTTTTACGGCGTATCGGTTAAACGGTTCGATTCTCGGCGGGCTAATGTTTGGCCAAGGTGCGGAATCCGTCACTTTGAAGGGCACATTCATTGAAGCGAATCTATTTGGCGCTTTTGTTGCGGTCGGTCTCATTCTTTGCCTTGCCCTGCTCATCAATAAGATGGTTGCTCATGTTAGGCTATGGTACTTGGCTTCAATTATTTTATTCGTCGGACTGGTTTTTAGTTGGACGAGGTCGGCTTGGATCGGTTTTGCTCTTGCGTTGGCGGTGATGGCAGTCTATAACTTTAGGAGCTTCTTAAACCCCAAAACAGTCGTTCGCTTAGCAGTAACTTTAACGCTTATCGTTGTACCGTCGTTTCTTCTTATTCAGAATCAGTTTGATCATGTTTCGGGAGAAAACGGTCTGTTCATCTCAAAGTTAAGTCATCTATTTGACCATACCAGCGGCACCGGAGGATATCGCGTCCAACAATTCAACTCTGCCCTGGATGATGTTCAAGGTCATGAGCTGCTGGGTAAAGGTTACTATTCGATTAAGGTATACGGTAGCACGGCATGGATCTCGAACATGTATTTGTTTATTTACCACGACACCGGGATAGTAGGCTGCATCATATTCTTCCTAGTCATCTTGAGCATCATGATAAAGGGGGTACGTGGCATTAAAAGAACCCGGGACAAGCAAAGAAAAATTATGATTACAGCTTTGCTGTCCGGGGCCTTGTTATATTTATTCAGTTTCAATTTCACGCCCGGCCATACCCTATCGATGTTTTGGATCCATTTAGGTTTACTCCTTGCAGTTGCAGGAAACAGCAGAGAAGAAGAGATGCCGGACAAACCGGTCATAAGAGTCAAGGAAGAGATGTGAATGTAAAGGAAAAGAAAGAAATGAGGCGCAGCTCATTCTGCGCCTCATTCGAAATAATACGTGATGCCGTTAATTATGCGGATTCATAGCTGGTACGAGTAATTTTTCGATTGGATTTTTTTGATTTTATTGTATTCACTCTGCCGACGATGTACTTTCCAAAACTGAATTTATTCAATAACCATGAAGACCATATTGATAAAACGGTACTTGCTACAAATAGGGCTGCAATGATTGTGAAGTTAGTTATTTTAAAGCGAGCGCATAGATCAGTTAGAACAACGACATAAAAAACGTGAAGAAAATATAT
This is a stretch of genomic DNA from Paenibacillus sp. sptzw28. It encodes these proteins:
- a CDS encoding glycoside hydrolase family 5 protein; this encodes MIRGVLNKYYVIISLLLILSLKGSSHELPAAEMLKTAFNPPIVRGFNTSAFGDLQRVKDVFGANVVRLQLTPRTEAANRGVSIKVAWENQLNNMEMALTEAVRGGMYVIIDLHEPPIADASLKTTSDAFWNNDANLQILIDSWKEMAQRFEPYRDNIWGYDLLNEPYNASELPLGAVKWPDWAQQIVDGIRIYDKQTPVIYEASPGALTRAFIENRKWQRKGYFQLLNDDKVIYSVHMYNPLSYTHQGLSTFNKAPVTTEWPDKSTYPGVINGEKWDKNRLLRDLQPVIDFQNKYHVPIYVGEFSAIRWAPGAAQYTLDLIDIFEQHGWSWTYHAYKEWHGWDVEYNDVMTSDANRAAAKATEPTERELILKANFSKNKFLPPKQ
- a CDS encoding acyltransferase, giving the protein MAKTIESCLVDRRKNNFDFIRLMAASLVIFSHCFPLTLPSENAEEPLMILSGGQITLGNLSVMIFFVVSGFLITQSFVYSQNLRKFLIARVLRIFPALLFLILATVFILGPIVSTGSVQAYFSNPETYTYLTTIFLHQFGDTPGLPSVFETNVHEGVVNGSLWTLEYEFICYLVVAFMGVLKILNKPFALLLLIASIIIYNIPLGFTLGIDLIKHTAYFLQYFSAGMLCFLFRDKIAINHYYASISFVILAVLTFTGGVKDGLIVFGTYLIIYLVFNPSIKLNNSSKYGDFSYGLYIFAFPIQQTITMYLYPNINPYTEFLLALPLTLLCSIFSWHVLEKNALKLKPGKANNPPKIREVNLKVSV
- a CDS encoding O-antigen ligase — translated: MQFGGYLVLKRSTTLMLTLAIIVVSYAITFNWLLAPIAACGIVLLYLISNFKITLVFVLFASTMNGLNIASPLLKLENASILLSIAAIFLFVTYKRGKMFLSSEVACFIIFIAYSYYVSSRYSPVFDQSVHGMIQITIAFLGLVVMLQLRNYDFQSQLSLIKVYVLISVLQTIYGLASFTAYRLNGSILGGLMFGQGAESVTLKGTFIEANLFGAFVAVGLILCLALLINKMVAHVRLWYLASIILFVGLVFSWTRSAWIGFALALAVMAVYNFRSFLNPKTVVRLAVTLTLIVVPSFLLIQNQFDHVSGENGLFISKLSHLFDHTSGTGGYRVQQFNSALDDVQGHELLGKGYYSIKVYGSTAWISNMYLFIYHDTGIVGCIIFFLVILSIMIKGVRGIKRTRDKQRKIMITALLSGALLYLFSFNFTPGHTLSMFWIHLGLLLAVAGNSREEEMPDKPVIRVKEEM